The proteins below come from a single Verrucomicrobiota bacterium genomic window:
- a CDS encoding Gfo/Idh/MocA family oxidoreductase, with protein sequence MTRGKGQIRAAIVGCGRIAGWLEDDARRGRPSTHAGAYQAVRATRLVACASRTLENAEAFAKRFGIPAAYDDFAQMLDEQRPDLLSICTPAEVRLDLVRAAAAAGVRGIFCEKALATSLAEADEIVGLCRAHHIAMAVNHSRRWCWDFRALKQFLDEGALGALQSVRGAFGGHIIHTGTHFFDALLWLVGPAQWVEATTWPLVNPETGDTIEDGNGVATIRMAGGAYAHVDAIAKDYFLFELDLLGSHGRVRIGNNGVLERYESAESRHYNGFRELRRVPFASPPEGETNPYVLAVRELVDAIEGNGRTSSTANDGRAALEVALAVFESGGRGGERVELPLANRRLCIVSK encoded by the coding sequence ATGACACGCGGCAAGGGGCAGATACGCGCGGCCATTGTCGGCTGCGGCCGGATCGCCGGATGGCTCGAGGACGACGCGCGCCGCGGCCGCCCGAGCACACATGCGGGCGCCTATCAGGCCGTCAGAGCGACGCGCCTCGTGGCGTGCGCGAGCCGAACGCTCGAGAACGCGGAAGCCTTCGCCAAGCGGTTCGGCATCCCCGCTGCCTACGATGATTTCGCGCAGATGCTTGACGAACAGCGACCCGATCTCCTGAGCATCTGCACGCCGGCTGAAGTACGGCTCGACTTGGTGCGCGCGGCCGCGGCCGCTGGCGTCCGCGGCATCTTCTGCGAGAAGGCCCTCGCGACAAGCCTCGCCGAGGCCGACGAGATCGTCGGACTGTGCCGCGCGCACCACATCGCGATGGCCGTCAATCACAGCCGCCGCTGGTGCTGGGACTTTCGTGCGCTCAAGCAGTTCCTCGACGAGGGCGCTCTGGGCGCGCTCCAGTCGGTGCGCGGCGCGTTCGGCGGCCACATCATCCACACGGGCACGCACTTCTTCGACGCGCTGCTGTGGCTCGTCGGACCGGCGCAGTGGGTCGAGGCGACGACGTGGCCCCTTGTGAATCCCGAGACCGGGGACACGATTGAAGACGGTAACGGCGTCGCGACGATCCGGATGGCCGGCGGCGCTTACGCGCATGTCGACGCGATCGCCAAGGACTACTTCTTGTTCGAACTCGACCTGCTCGGCTCGCATGGCCGCGTGCGCATCGGCAACAACGGCGTGCTCGAGCGTTACGAATCGGCCGAGAGCCGGCACTACAACGGTTTCCGCGAGTTGCGCCGCGTGCCGTTCGCCTCGCCGCCCGAGGGCGAGACAAACCCCTACGTGCTCGCCGTGCGCGAGCTCGTTGACGCGATCGAGGGCAACGGCCGCACGTCGTCGACGGCGAACGACGGCCGGGCAGCGCTCGAGGTGGCCCTCGCCGTGTTCGAATCGGGCGGCCGCGGCGGCGAACGCGTCGAGCTGCCGCTCGCCAATCGCAGGCTCTGTATTGTCTCAAAGTAG
- the flgN gene encoding flagellar export chaperone FlgN, translating into MAGKLSEEIIAKFEQRLELMAEVFELAQRQHRCIEEGRTERLDRLIRRRDHALRRWQQIEDALSSDLKTAAPARTTLDAAQKERLLDLVSRADELVEALRREDTLIAGAMDERKVSIEEEIQAVRQEREALRAYSRDVPASPPGGVDRSA; encoded by the coding sequence ATGGCCGGGAAGCTCAGCGAGGAAATCATCGCCAAGTTCGAGCAGCGCCTCGAGCTGATGGCCGAGGTGTTCGAACTCGCGCAACGCCAGCACCGGTGCATCGAGGAAGGCAGAACCGAACGCCTTGACCGGCTCATCCGGCGGCGCGACCACGCGCTGCGCCGCTGGCAGCAGATCGAGGACGCCCTGAGCAGCGACCTGAAGACGGCTGCTCCTGCACGGACCACGCTCGACGCGGCACAGAAAGAGCGGTTGCTCGATCTCGTCAGCCGAGCCGACGAGCTCGTCGAGGCATTGAGACGAGAGGATACGCTGATCGCCGGCGCCATGGACGAACGGAAGGTGAGTATCGAAGAGGAAATCCAGGCGGTGCGTCAGGAGCGCGAGGCGCTACGCGCCTATTCGCGCGATGTTCCGGCCAGCCCGCCCGGAGGCGTCGACCGAAGCGCGTGA
- a CDS encoding chemotaxis protein CheX, with the protein MPTVIKVDYINPFIHSMLNVLETMASTKARIGKPFLKTSDEPISDISGSIGLTGDAAGSVIVNFSKDLACQIVSKMLGENHAELDATVRDGVGEIANMVAGGAKGEMQAMNINFSIALPMVTIGRELTHSHPPDVTCVVVPFTTDVGDFTIEIARKTS; encoded by the coding sequence ATGCCAACGGTCATCAAGGTAGACTACATCAATCCTTTTATCCACAGCATGCTCAATGTCCTGGAGACGATGGCCTCCACCAAGGCCCGGATCGGCAAGCCGTTCCTCAAGACCAGCGATGAGCCTATTTCCGACATCTCTGGCTCGATCGGGCTGACCGGCGACGCCGCCGGCTCGGTGATTGTCAACTTCAGCAAGGACCTGGCCTGCCAGATCGTCTCAAAGATGCTCGGTGAGAATCACGCCGAGCTCGATGCGACTGTGAGAGACGGTGTGGGGGAAATTGCCAACATGGTCGCCGGCGGCGCCAAGGGTGAAATGCAAGCCATGAACATAAATTTCAGCATCGCCTTGCCCATGGTGACGATCGGGAGGGAACTCACCCACAGCCACCCACCCGATGTCACCTGTGTTGTCGTGCCCTTCACAACCGACGTCGGCGACTTCACGATCGAGATCGCTCGGAAGACAAGCTAG
- a CDS encoding response regulator, with the protein MNVLVVDDSSTMRRIIINSLDKLHFGNVTEAGDGREGLGKLTPETGLIVTDWNMPEMNGLEFIKAVRADPNYRTVPIIMVTTEAGKAEIVEAIKNGVNNYIVKPFTIDVLKEKIQAVLGVQLGA; encoded by the coding sequence ATGAACGTGTTGGTCGTCGACGACTCCTCGACCATGCGCCGCATCATCATCAACTCGCTCGACAAACTGCACTTCGGCAACGTCACCGAAGCCGGCGATGGCCGCGAAGGACTGGGCAAACTCACGCCTGAGACAGGCCTGATCGTCACCGATTGGAACATGCCTGAGATGAACGGACTGGAGTTCATCAAGGCCGTGCGGGCCGATCCGAACTACCGCACCGTGCCCATCATCATGGTCACAACCGAGGCCGGGAAGGCCGAGATCGTCGAGGCGATCAAGAACGGCGTCAACAACTACATTGTCAAGCCGTTCACGATCGACGTGCTCAAAGAGAAGATCCAGGCTGTTTTGGGCGTCCAGCTCGGTGCCTGA
- a CDS encoding HDOD domain-containing protein, which produces MTSNFTELVDGSCTLPSMPVVATRVMRELMDPQATADSLSKIVETDQALLTRILKIANSAFYGCARKVGSIQLAIVVLGFNTLKNLVIATSTRSLYQKQSLAEQTLWEHSLAVGIASHVLAMALSPGNLDNAFTVGLLHDVGKLVLYQQDPEGYSAILDGQAKGATCYEPEQKLLGFTHAHVGAVLMNRWNLPENFELAIGLHHSLDGADFNRLKPQPKQLTALVNLADTIAKRVISGNDMAPTDGMPMAMETLGATNEQVDNYISMIKETLDQEKHLFED; this is translated from the coding sequence ATGACATCTAATTTCACCGAACTTGTTGATGGTTCCTGTACGCTTCCCTCGATGCCGGTTGTCGCCACGCGTGTCATGCGCGAGTTGATGGACCCCCAGGCCACAGCCGACTCGCTGTCCAAGATCGTTGAGACCGATCAGGCGCTCCTGACGCGGATCCTCAAGATCGCCAACTCGGCGTTCTACGGCTGCGCGCGCAAGGTCGGCTCAATCCAACTCGCCATCGTGGTGCTCGGCTTCAACACGCTCAAGAATCTGGTGATCGCCACGAGCACCCGGAGCCTGTACCAAAAGCAGAGCCTCGCCGAGCAGACGCTGTGGGAGCACTCGCTCGCTGTGGGCATCGCTTCGCACGTGCTTGCCATGGCGCTCAGCCCGGGCAATCTGGATAACGCCTTCACCGTGGGTCTGTTGCACGACGTCGGCAAGCTCGTCCTGTATCAGCAGGATCCCGAGGGCTACTCGGCCATCCTGGACGGACAGGCCAAGGGGGCCACGTGCTACGAGCCTGAACAGAAGTTGCTCGGCTTCACCCACGCGCACGTGGGCGCGGTCTTGATGAACCGCTGGAACCTGCCCGAGAACTTCGAGCTGGCCATAGGCCTGCACCACTCGCTCGACGGCGCCGACTTCAACCGGCTCAAGCCGCAGCCCAAGCAGCTCACGGCGCTCGTCAACCTGGCTGATACCATCGCCAAGCGTGTCATTTCCGGCAACGACATGGCGCCGACGGACGGGATGCCGATGGCGATGGAGACGCTCGGCGCCACCAACGAGCAAGTCGACAACTACATCTCAATGATCAAAGAGACCCTCGATCAGGAGAAACACCTGTTCGAAGACTAG